A portion of the Drosophila sechellia strain sech25 chromosome 2R, ASM438219v1, whole genome shotgun sequence genome contains these proteins:
- the LOC6608881 gene encoding proton-coupled amino acid transporter-like protein CG1139: MADNKGFTPDGQESLSSAPPAENPPSYTNAINDFNSKANLTEKELSLTDDPYHPFEHRDPNGASAGGALAHLLKSSLGTGILAMPMAFHNAGLAFGMAMTLIVGFLCTHCVHILVKTSHDICRDAKVSALGFAETAQKVFEYGPKGMRPYSNFAKQFVDIGLMATYYAAACVYIVFIATSFHDVINYDLKINWDVRIYIALTVIPCLLIGQIRDLKWLVPFSMMANIFIVVTFAITLYYMFDEPLVYSDKPLIAKAAHIPLFFATVIFAMEGIGVVMPVENSMRKPQQFLGCPGVLNIAMVTVVSLYAIIGFFGYVRFGDQVRGSITLNLPEGAWLGDTAKLLMAVAILFTFGLQFYVPNEILWRKINHKFSPEKHNITQILLRSGIILLSGGVAAAIPNLEPFISLVGAVFFSLLGIFVPSFVETVYLWPDRLGVCKWKLVKNIFLGVFSILALVAGAVASINEIIEMYSGDD, from the exons ATGGCAGATAACAAGGGATTTACCCCCGATGGACAGGAATCTCTGTCATCGGCGCCACCAGCCGAGAATCCGCCTTCATACACTAACGCAATAAATGACTTCAACTCGAA AGCCAACTTGACGGAGAAGGAGCTTTCCCTCACGGATGATCCCTACCATCCCTTCGAGCACCGCGATCCCAATGGAGCCAGTGCCGGCGGCGCTTTGGCGCACTTGCTCAAGAGTTCCCTGGGCACGGGCATTCTGGCCATGCCAATGGCTTTCCACAATGCCGGTCTGGCCTTTGGAATGGCCATGACGCTGATCGTTGGATTCCTCTGCACCCATTGCGTGCATATATTG GTCAAAACTTCGCATGACATTTGCAGGGATGCCAAGGTTTCGGCTCTGGGATTTGCTGAGACGGCTCAGAAGGTGTTCGAGTACGGACCCAAGGGAATGCGACCCTACTCGAATTTCGCCAA GCAATTTGTGGATATCGGACTGATGGCCACCTACTATGCTGCGGCATGTGTTTATATCGTATTTATTGCGACATCCTTCCACGATGTCATTAACTATGATTTGAAGATCAACTGGGATGTGCGCATTTACATTGCCCTAACCGTGATTCCCTGCCTGCTTATCGGTCAGATCCGTGACCTGAAGTGGCTGGTGCCCTTCTCCATGATGGCCAACATCTTCATTGTGGTCACATTCGCTATCACGCTGTACTACATGTTCGACGAGCCGCTGGTTTACTCCGACAAGCCACTGATCGCCAAGGCTGCCCATATTCCACTCTTCTTCGCCACCGTGATCTTTGCGATGGAGGGCATCGGTGTTGTGATGCCCGTGGAGAACTCGATGAGGAAGCCCCAGCAATTCTTGGGATGCCCCGGCGTGCTTAACATTGCTATGGTCACTGTGGTCTCACTCTATGCCATCATCGGATTCTTTGGATATGTGCGATTTGGCGACCAGGTGCGAGGCAGCATCACGCTAAATCTGCCGGAAGGCGCCTGGTTGGGCGATACGGCCAAGCTCCTGATGGCCGTGGCCATCCTGTTCACCTTTGGTCTGCAGTTCTATGTGCCCAACGAGATCCTCTGGCGCAAGATCAATCACAAGTTCAGTCCCGAGAAGCACAACATTACACAGATTCTACTGCGCAGCGGCATTATCCTGCTGAGCGGTGGTGTGGCTGCTGCTATCCCCAACCTGGAACCCTTCATCAGTCTGGTGGGTGCCGTGTTCTTCTCGCTGCTGGGCATCTTTGTGCCCAGTTTCGTGGAGACCGTCTACCTGTGGCCCGACCGCCTCGGCGTGTGCAAGTGGAAGCTGGTCAAGAACATATTCCTGGGCGTGTTCTCCATTCTTGCCCTGGTTGCTGGTGCCGTCGCCAGCATCAACGAGATCATCGAAATGTACAGCGGCGACGATTAA